Part of the Lycium ferocissimum isolate CSIRO_LF1 chromosome 6, AGI_CSIRO_Lferr_CH_V1, whole genome shotgun sequence genome, gtaccttccacattattcttGATACTCTTTGTAAACATATCCTGAagaaaatttgaggtaattagTTACTCAAAGTAAAAAGAAACatcaaatcacaaaaaaaaaaaaaaaaaaaaaaaaaaagttaccagAAAAAAAGAGTTCATTTAATAGTTATTTATTACAAAATCCTAAAAGCTAAACAGACAAATAACCTGCACCTATACATTAAAGAACAGGGTAGACTGTAGACAGGTCCAAAGTTACATTAGGGAAACCAGAAATAAATCATCCATCTACAATTTGTTAAATTCGATGTATGTGTGAAACAGTGAATCAACCAAAATGCTGCAGGTCAGTAACAGAAACTAAAAATTATACAGAACAGTCAGTTGAAAACCTGCATTGGTTCCACATTATGCTTACCCTTTCAACTCATAATGttgaaaagaattattaattgTCCTAGTTTTCAAATTCTATATGACGGTGAGAAAATATAGAACGATCTATTTGTTGATAATTTGAGGCAAATATGATGGTGAATGGAAGATGGCGCTAAGGActcaagggtgtggcctagtggtcaatgaggTGCGaggagaaccatgaggtctcaagTTCAAATCCCAGCGAAGACAAAAATAcgaggtgatttcttcccatctgtcgAAGCTTTGGTGGGCAGAGTTGTCCGGTACATGTTGCTGGTGGAAGGTGACAAGTATCCCGTTGAATTAGTCAATGTGCGCGTAATCGGGCCTGAACATcacggttataaaaaaaaaaaaaaaaaaaaaaaaaaaaaaaaaaaatggaagatggCACTAAGTAGAAACAAGTGAAGAAAATTTCTTATAAGAAAACACAAAACCAGTCTTGGCTGACTGATTTCTCTGCAATTTAATCAAGTGTGTAGTCACAGACGAAGATCAAAGAGAGATCTTAGCTCCACAAACAGTTCACAGGCccttcatttattttctttctaatcTAATTCATGGTATAGCTTATTCTTTTTCCTTAACGGCCTCAAAATCTTGAAGCTCTGCCCCGGTACCTGCTCTCCTACCCCCACCCCCCGTGAAACAAGAAAAGCCTCTGCTATTACAAAAAGTAAAAGTACCACATATACAAAATGATAACACACTAATAGAGTGCTACCACCAAAATTTGACATGCACCATCTGTTGCATTCATACAGATCCTAGCCAATCCAACACAACCATCCTCCCCCTCTTAGCACAACAATATGCAGAATGGGAAGTAAGGTACACTTAAACAAGGAAACACaccaaatcaagaaacaagaaacacAAGTGAAAACAAAACTAAACCCAAAAGCCATGGTCAACTCATAGCAATAATCACACTGCAAGTAAAACACAACTAGAGTCTACCAATATAACTGACAAGGCTAGTTGCAATACATCTTTAGAACATGTTATGTACCACATTAAGAGATGAGGGATAGAAACGTACCCACACCCTTTGTGACTTTTCATCGATCCACTCTTTATCTTTGGTCTGGTGGGTCTTCAGAAATAGCTCTTCATTTCGAAGTTCTTGCCCAGTTAGCTCCTTCTACAATCATGAgatcatattcatatactgataaaaataaacaacaaaactcgacaaataatatttaatacttaaatggatgaataattaCATGTCTTCTTCTGTATTCAGCAAATGGAACCGATCCTCCAGTATGTAAGGATGGACCTTCTCCATTGTTACATGACATTCTATTCTTGGAGTTGATGGCTGAAATTCTTTTGAAATCATCAGAATTCCAATGCTGCATCAAGCCATCCCAATGACTTTGATTGATCCACTTTGGTATTTTCCAAGTTTTTGcaaattctttttttgcttttgcCAAGGTGTCACTCAACCTTTCACTCCCGACTCGATCAAATGTCTTCCGAATTAAATGTTTATCCGCATCACGAAAAGAATACTTTTTCTACAATCAACACAAAAACATCACATTTTGTATTTATTTGTCAAGTTAAAAtgcaatttaaaattttaactaaaTAAGTTAGTCATATAACATTACAATTAAATATAAGTACCTCAAAGTCGTTGAACCAGTGATCTCGTACAAGCTCAGGAACTTTGCTCCAAGAATACCACGAACCATTAAAGCTTTTCTTAAAGGCTACTGTTACATCCCGAACAGCGTCATGTGGGAAAAACCTACAAAGTGAATAATATGATTTTCAGATAAtgaaaattaaatgaaaagtCATTTAACCCTCACTGTGTAATTAGAATTACTTACGTATCACCATTTACTCTCAAGGGTCTTATTTCACGTGTAATGTGTTGTCTTTCCTGCGGATCGGTAGTTCCTTGATGTGCAAGTGCTGGTTGTTGAGATGAAACATCTTTAGCAGCATGAGGCATCACTTGATACTCAACATCTTGAGAATGTTGAAAACCACTCCCCGTAGATGAAACAGCGCATTGGTAAGAATCAACACCTTGAGATGAAGGAGGTGATAATTCAGCAATAACTGTCTGAATGATATTTTGTACTTGTTGGGAACTTTTTCCACCTCTATTAGCTATGCCTCCTCGATCTGCCCAACTACGTTTACGGCCTTTTCCCCTTGGCATATTTCCTAATCAAAATTCGACCAGCCGAGTAAGCACTATGAACTTGTTTAGGCTGTTGAAAACCACTCTCACGAGACAAACAGCTCAGTAGTAAGAATCAATACCTTGAGATGAAGCAGGTAGTGGTTCAGGAATATCTGCCTCAGCGATATTTTGTAGTTGTTGGGAACTTCTTCCGCCTTTACTAGCTGTGCCTCCTCGAACTGCCCAACTGCGTTTACAGCCTTGTCCCCATGGCATATTTCCTGATCAAAATTCGACAAGTCGAGTAAGGACTATGAACTCGTTCAGCTCACGAGACAAAACAGCACATTGGTAAGAATCAATACCTTGAGATGAAAGAGGTGGCGGTTCACGAATATCTGTCTGAGAGATATTCTGTAGTTGTTGGCAACTTTTTCCACCTCTACTAGCTATGCCTCCTTGATCTGCCGAACTACGTTTACCGCCTTTTCCACTTGGCATATTTCCTGATCAAAATTCGACAAGACAAGGACAGAACTCGTTCAGGTTGTTGAAAACCACTCTCACAAGACAAAACAGAGCATTGGCAAGACACGATACCTTGAGATGAAAGAGGTGGTGATAGTTCAGCAATAACTGTCTGAATGATATTTTGTACTTGTTGGGAACTTTTTCCACTGTTACTAGCTATGCCTCCTTGATCTGCCCAACTACGTAAACGGCCTTTTCCCCTTGGCATATTTCCTGACCAAAATTGGACAAGCAGTAAGCACTATGAACAAGACTGTTGAAAACCACCCTCACGAGACAAAACAGCACATGGGTAAGAATCAATACCTTGAGATGGAGGAAGTGATGGTTCAAGAATATCTGTCTGAGGGATATTTTGTAGTAGTTGGGAACTTTGTCCACCACTGTCGGCTATGCCTCCCTGACTTTCCCAACTACGTTTACAGCGTCTTCCCCTTGGCATATCTCCTGATCAAAATTCGGTAAGCAAAGTAAGCACTATGAACTCGTGCAGCCTGTTGAAAACCATTCTCACGAGACGAAACAGCACATTGGTAAGAATTAGCACCTTGAGATGAAGGAGTTGATGCTTCAGGAATATCTGTCTTAGAAATATTTTCTAGTTGTTGGGAATTTATCCGGGCTTTGTTGGCTATGCTTCCTCGACCTGCCAAACTACGTTTATGGCCTTTTCCCCTAGGCATATTCCCTTACCAAAATTTGACAAGCAGAGTAAGCACTatgaactaaaaaaaatatatagatacAGAAGAGGTTTTTCAATACACATGCATACCCTGTATCAAATTTATCAAGCCATCACCACTTTCTTGTTAAATTATATCGTTTTTGCAATAACAATTACTCAAcagaggtaggggtaaggtctgtgtacccCACTGTGGGATTAcaccgggtatgttgttgttgttgaataattaCTCAACAAAGGGACAAAAGAAATCTGGTAAAGTCACAGGCCTGTGAGTTCTAAGCCAGGATTAATGAGTATTGagtaacaattaaaaaaaaaaaaaaaagaacattctTCCCATGGATTTCTGCCATTGAAGAGTGCCAGAAACTTGGACTAACCAAGTCCATTTGACTTAGCAACTTTTTCTCCAAGAAGCTTGCTGACGTTCTTGCTACTGCCAAGATTTCCCAGCTGTCAATCAAGTATGCTTCTTGCAAAGACCACTTTCATATAATATGACTGTATGATAATATCCTAtatcaatttctttttcttcaattttatcATCTCTTTCCTAAATAAATGAAACGTCTTAAAATAAGAGGGCTAGATATTTTAGCCTCAGTTCAAAGTTCAAACATTGGTGGATCGATTTCAGAATTTCAAACATTGGTGGATCGATTTCAGAATGCAGAGAATCATAATCATGTACAAAACTTACTTGAAAAGTAGTAGCAgttacaaaaattataaaataaaattgagtgaAAAGTAATCTTGTGAAAAGATATGTCATCTGTGAAAAGCTATTACTATACTTGATTTGAAAGGTAGAAATCAGTCCTTATCCAGTACTTCTATTTCAAAAAAACAAAGTTCATGTTGGCAGCAAAGGAAGTTGAGATATTTCTGCAGAAGTAATGGAGTTCTTGTTGTTAGATCCAGTTCTTTAGGATCCATAGGTACCTTTAAGGAACCAACAGCATTATGGAATCCAAAGTTATCAAACAAAAAGCAAAGACTGTTGCGCAGGTATTCCAGGCATCTCATAATACTTGTATTtgtacctctttttttttttttggtaactaaccATTGTATTAAAAAGGGCATGGAGGGCAGCCCcgtgcacaaagcatcccacATTCATCCAGGGTCTGGGTAGCACCGTACCCCAAGGGGTGTGCAGACAGCCtaccctaatgcaagcattagcGGCTacttccacggctcgaacccgtgacctataTGTGACACGAAGACAACTTTACCATTGCTCCAAGGCTCCTCTACAAATTAACCATTATATTAATTACAAGAACGTTACAAAACTAAGCAATGCTAAACACAACTTTCCTGTTGCCTTTACAATCATAAGCTTGAAATGctgcaccccccccccccccccccggggggctCCGTTGCTTAAACACTCTGGAGATACCTTTCaatacatattgcatacaactagaattttattttatatattacttTTTTCATAACTTATACAAGATATGCTCGTGCAAAGAACGTGTCCAGAAAcagtttttgtgtgtgtgtggggggggggggggggggggggggggggggggggttgggggtgcGGTAACATATGAGAGATTCATACCATTTGCAGCTACACGACTCTTCTTGAATAGATTAACCCATGGTTCTTCAGGTGGATCTACATCTTGTGATTCGTTACCCTTCACAGATGGATTCACTGTTCCATTGGATTGGGCAGCAACAGTAATTCCAGCTACAGGGGTTGCTACTGTTCCATTGGTTTGCTCAGTAACAGGATCTGCAACCAGATCTGAGTTTGGGACTTTGGAAGGAATCGAGCTCATATACAACTTCCTCGACAGATCAGGTCTTCTCTCAGATGGACCAACATCCTCCACACTTGGTTCCTCAGTCTGAATTGGAGTAACTTCCGCAGCTGCATGAGACTGATTTGGTGTGTCAACCACCAATTGAGCACCAACAGAGCTTCCAAACGAAGTCAGGGGAACTTTCCTAGGCCTTCGACGACCCCGGCCTCTTCCTCTCGCCATGGCCGACGAACCTGCGCATATTAGCTAACGTGAATGGGAAgcatgagagagagagagagttttttttttctttttttttctttttttttttttttttgtgtgtactTTATTACACAACAAACTAACATACATATAGATGAGCAATATTAAATATCAAAAAGAACTATggaaaataccaaataaagcaattcaactcatctGTGTGTATTCATTAGCTTTATGTAGAAAATATTGACAATAGAAATTGTGAAGGATTGGGTAACATACTAAAAGCAAAATAGGTTACACGGATAAAATAGGTTACACGGATATACACTCAACAGAAGATGGTTATATTCACAAGGCAATAAGCCCAGCTGCAAttgttcaaggaaagttaacaGTATTCTAAAACACAACTAATGAATTATGTGGTGAAGCTATCTAACAAAGTGGCAAATCCCATAGATTTCTGTTGTGTAAAAAAATTGGTTTTGAAATACCATATTTATGGCACTTGAAGACAAATCCCTGCAAAGTCACATCCCTTTCCTAACTATAGTTTCAAAAATGAAATTTCCTGAATCATGCTTTTTAATAGTACGATAACACTTCGAGCCGGCACCATGTTCAAAGATATAGCATAGATTGAAAttccattattatataaaaggaaaagatcaTTAAAATCATATGTGATAGACATCTACAGAACGTAAGAAAAGGCAAACCAACAATGTCAAGCAAAATTTTGAACTCCTTTCATATATGTCAAACTATAAATTGTATATTCattaaatacaacaacaataacaacccagtgaaatcccacaacgtgaggtctggggagggtagagtgtacgcagacctgactcctaccaaggtaggacggctgtttccgaaagaccctcggctcaatagaaagcataaaagcataaaaagaggtcagataaATTGTATATTCATTAAATAATGACTAGAAATTTATGTTCACAAACCTTATATcagtatatgaaatgtatgacCTTTCAATGTATGAACCTTTCTTTCAGATTGAACtacaattatttcaaatcacTGACAACTTGGAAGCGTTTCAACAAGTGAACAAGTTAAACAAGGAAACTGTAACAGCCAATAGTTCACTGGATtgaaacaaataaaagaattttcTAGTTTAACTGTTCTATGCACAATAGTGACATCACAGAGATTTATATTTAAGAACTTACAGCAAAAAACTTGGAGCAAAAATCTCTACTAACTAAAAATTAATTCCTGCTTTTAGCTTTTACCATCACTGTTTATAGACTCTAAATTGCAAAGGTATAACATCCTTGGCGAAGACTCATGTATATTTTTGTTAAACAATACATTGGATGGTTGTATGCACCAGAAGGAGCAGAAGTGTGAAAGCATTTGAAAAGAACAAGCAGGAAGCTTAAGGACGGCATTACACACTGGGAATTCATGGGAGCGGGAATGCAGGAGGTTAAGCCAAGTGCAAAACAGTGGACACAATGGGATCTTGGAAAAATGGCTATTCGAAGCCAGTACTGAATCCAAATTTGCCAGCATCATTGTCATTAACATTGTTTGTACTAGATCAAGAACGATGGGGGTGCCCTGCTAATGACATAATGCATACAATTAAATACCTCTAAGAGAATGAACACAATGTCTATCCCACTGAAATCAACTTCTACCTAACCTgataaaaccaaaatataaaAGTAATTCATCAAGATGAGCACTGCACACCAGTTGACAAGAATCATGAAACATTGACGTCAGACGAGAATGAGCTCTGGGTCACCACGAGTGTTTCATGGATTTGAAGCGTAAGGACAGACGGCATTTTGAGAGGGATGGACACAACTTGTGGGGGTGCTTGATTGCTCTGTTTTGAAATGTTTAGGATTTAAAGGGATTTTGTAAGAAGTGGTACAACTAGAAAGGATACCAAGGGCTTGCTTTTAGGGTGTTTTTGGACaccaaaatataatcaataggctgtgtaattactaggtaCACAACATAGTAAATTCAAATATTCGCAACTGCATTGGGGACCGCAGTAAAAAGCTAAAGATCAAGAGACGACTGGCCAACCAAAGAGACTTGTAATCAGACTTATAATACGCACAGCGTGTAGTATCCATAGTTCACGGCTAGGACTATTGGGTATCTAATTCCATTCGTTCCCCTAGCTTTCGTCTCTCAAATAAATCTTTAGTTCTTCTGTCTAGTCTCATTTTTGTTGATGAAACATACTATCATATGTAGTTGAATCGGAAGCAATGGTGCGAAAAAGATAAGGGTAGAAATGCGAACAGACAAGAGCAGACAAATGAAAAAAGCACCATGTCTGCAAACCAGGTCAGCATAAAGATTCCCGCTTGTAAATATGTACTTTTATGGACAAATTAcactatttgaaatttttgtgcAAGATacattgaatgtgtgtgtgtgtgtatgattgGTGGGACTTGAAAAGGATTCAATTAGTATAGGAAATTATGATTATCTTCTTTGTGTAAGCTAGGATTTGTACCTAGTTAAATTTATACAGCCATGCATTAACCAAGAAACATCTCAAGCCAAATGTGCAAAATGGCTAGTAGATTTCTCAAATTAGCTTGGAAAAATTCTACAAAAAGCTCTAGCTATTTTTAGCTTGGGAAAATCCTAACgaaaaactctagctatttttAGCTTATTCCAAGCTATTTTTAGCTAGAGTCAACATTCTCtaaatatattttgataattttagCTAGGAATCACTTAGCTAACATCATGCTAGGGATACATTGCCTAGCAAACATTCCTAGCTGAATTTAGATACATGAAAAACTTTTCTAGCTAAATTTAGCTACCCTCATTTGAGCTGCGGAAGTTAGCCTTGCTCATTTTCCAAGCTAAAATGACATTAGCTAGGGATTTATACAAGTTAGCTAGGGATTTTGTCCCTAACTAAATGTTGTTTTCTTGTAGTTAATGAgttgaaccataatcacaagtCCTTGAATTGAGAAAGGCTTTCCAAGCTATGGAAGTTAGCCTGGGTCATTTTCCAAGTTAAATGACGTTAAGCTAGGGGTTTATACAAGCTAGCTGGGGATTTTGTTCCGAacttaatggtgttttcttgtaGTTAATGAATTGAACCATAATCTCAAATCCATGAATTGAGAAAGGCTTTTCTTGTAGTGACTGAAGTGAAACATAATAATTTTAGAACTCTTTGGTTATCAAAAAAATGAAGTGAAACATAATCTCAAGTCCTTGAATTAGAAATGCACCTTAAAAGTTTCATTAAGTTTTGGTATTTCCCTTGTATACAGCGAACTTGGCCATGTTATGAATGAAATTACatttacttgattaaaaaaaacacctaaaacccaCAACTATAACATGTAAAACAAAACCCATTATCATTTATTTTACAGCCCCACCAAAAAGGCAACATTAATAACTAACATTTTTTCTGGTAATGGATGCTTCAATAAGGCGTATGCCATTATGATaatccaatttttttaattgtcaaacCAAACATTACATCTAGACATAGCTTACTGACCCAATGTGGCTTACTGACCCAATGTGTGACCTAATTAGTCAATAAAATCATCTAGTAGATGATAACATATTGGTACTCTAAAATCTTCTACTCGCAATATTTATATCCCAAAATGAAGGTAAACAGATATTGTAGCAACACAGCACCCAGTTTCTTTGATTATCAACTAGCgaagaaacaaaataaaatttctgaAATCTTGGAGGCAAaggtttatttaattttaaaaagaggatagttacCAGACTCATTTTTGTTGAACCATTTAAACCATGATTCAATGCGAACAAATGGCTGATCCAAGAAGACAGAGATATAATTGGCTTGCAAACTTTACTTTCTTCTGAAGAACTTATTATAATTGTTGCACAAACTGTTCTACTGCACTGCTGAAAGTTGTTCAGTCATACTACATAGGATGAACCCATGCAAAATAAATTTTGGTTTCAAGAGAGATGTCGAATGACATAAAAGTTAATCTTGAATAAGTAAATTCTTAGAGTAACCACATTTTAGTTACAACAATTAAGGATCTGAGATTATAACATCCAATATAAAAGAGGAGTGGTCTCGCGACACAGCATTGTATCCCCCACATTAAAAAGTAACTCATTTTATGGATTACAATCAAGAATCTAAAGGGCAGCcaggtgcactaagctcccgctatgtgTGGGGTACGGGAAAGGGCCGGACCACAGGGGTCTATTGTATGCAGCCTTATCCCACATTTCTGCATGAGActgtttccacggctcgaaACCGTAACCTCTTGATCACATGGCGtacaactttaccagttacaaTCAAGAATCTAAATTAGTAAAACAAACTAGCATGAATAAACCTTTCCCATCAAACTCCCACAGAAGAGGCCAAAAAC contains:
- the LOC132059842 gene encoding uncharacterized protein LOC132059842 isoform X1 — encoded protein: MARGRGRGRRRPRKVPLTSFGSSVGAQLVVDTPNQSHAAAEVTPIQTEEPSVEDVGPSERRPDLSRKLYMSSIPSKVPNSDLVADPVTEQTNGTVATPVAGITVAAQSNGTVNPSVKGNESQDVDPPEEPWVNLFKKSRVAANGNMPRGKGHKRSLAGRGSIANKARINSQQLENISKTDIPEASTPSSQGDMPRGRRCKRSWESQGGIADSGGQSSQLLQNIPQTDILEPSLPPSQGNMPRGKGRLRSWADQGGIASNSGKSSQQVQNIIQTVIAELSPPLSSQGNMPSGKGGKRSSADQGGIASRGGKSCQQLQNISQTDIREPPPLSSQGNMPWGQGCKRSWAVRGGTASKGGRSSQQLQNIAEADIPEPLPASSQGNMPRGKGRKRSWADRGGIANRGGKSSQQVQNIIQTVIAELSPPSSQGVDSYQCAVSSTGSGFQHSQDVEYQVMPHAAKDVSSQQPALAHQGTTDPQERQHITREIRPLRVNGDTFFPHDAVRDVTVAFKKSFNGSWYSWSKVPELVRDHWFNDFEKKYSFRDADKHLIRKTFDRVGSERLSDTLAKAKKEFAKTWKIPKWINQSHWDGLMQHWNSDDFKRISAINSKNRMSCNNGEGPSLHTGGSVPFAEYRRRHKELTGQELRNEELFLKTHQTKDKEWIDEKSQRVWDMFTKSIKNNVEGTSAPRDENGGEAGAINSGDDETEEANEDNIVNLLQTVSDKQLLNTWIDAVGLPKKKGKIYGLGLETGFRGDPLRVSSASSAAPTPTVTPQQIVETPEFEQILNRVLDQRMGDMQASLQASIQTVMQEEIEVAVRAVMSRMLGFPAPRSNGSGSTSGLP
- the LOC132059842 gene encoding uncharacterized protein LOC132059842 isoform X2, which gives rise to MARGRGRGRRRPRKVPLTSFGSSVGAQLVVDTPNQSHAAAEVTPIQTEEPSVEDVGPSERRPDLSRKLYMSSIPSKVPNSDLVADPVTEQTNGTVATPVAGITVAAQSNGTVNPSVKGNESQDVDPPEEPWVNLFKKSRVAANGNMPRGKGHKRSLAGRGSIANKARINSQQLENISKTDIPEASTPSSQGDMPRGRRCKRSWESQGGIADSGGQSSQLLQNIPQTDILEPSLPPSQGNMPRGKGRLRSWADQGGIASNSGKSSQQVQNIIQTVIAELSPPLSSQGNMPWGQGCKRSWAVRGGTASKGGRSSQQLQNIAEADIPEPLPASSQGNMPRGKGRKRSWADRGGIANRGGKSSQQVQNIIQTVIAELSPPSSQGVDSYQCAVSSTGSGFQHSQDVEYQVMPHAAKDVSSQQPALAHQGTTDPQERQHITREIRPLRVNGDTFFPHDAVRDVTVAFKKSFNGSWYSWSKVPELVRDHWFNDFEKKYSFRDADKHLIRKTFDRVGSERLSDTLAKAKKEFAKTWKIPKWINQSHWDGLMQHWNSDDFKRISAINSKNRMSCNNGEGPSLHTGGSVPFAEYRRRHKELTGQELRNEELFLKTHQTKDKEWIDEKSQRVWDMFTKSIKNNVEGTSAPRDENGGEAGAINSGDDETEEANEDNIVNLLQTVSDKQLLNTWIDAVGLPKKKGKIYGLGLETGFRGDPLRVSSASSAAPTPTVTPQQIVETPEFEQILNRVLDQRMGDMQASLQASIQTVMQEEIEVAVRAVMSRMLGFPAPRSNGSGSTSGLP